A single Kribbella aluminosa DNA region contains:
- a CDS encoding WD40/YVTN/BNR-like repeat-containing protein, with the protein MSEAVLLIGTKKGLWIGRSDAARQEWRLDGPVPEFEMQGVYAVGIDTRGDRARLFVGGTSEHWGPAVFHSDDLGKTWAEPPEGSIGFPKDADAALERVWQIQPAPADQPGVVYAGSQPSALWKSIDGGVTFELVRGLWDHPHRKEWGAGFGGQAVHTVLPHATDPQQLSVAMSTGGVYQTRDGGRSWSPANHGIKAYFMPDPDPEFGQCVHKLAAHPDVPERMFAQNHHGVYRSDDGGAIWKSIADGLPSDFGFPIVVHPHEPATVYVFPLVADGNRIPTEAKCRVYRSRDAGSTWEPPTAGLPDVSYVPVLRDAMTTDTADPAGVYVGTRDGCVYASADSGDSWVEVASHLPDILTVRAAVLE; encoded by the coding sequence ATGTCCGAGGCCGTACTGCTGATCGGGACCAAGAAAGGGCTCTGGATCGGCCGCAGTGACGCCGCTCGCCAGGAGTGGCGCCTGGACGGGCCGGTGCCGGAGTTCGAGATGCAGGGCGTGTACGCCGTGGGCATCGACACCCGCGGCGACCGGGCCCGGCTGTTTGTCGGCGGCACCAGTGAGCACTGGGGGCCGGCCGTGTTCCACTCGGACGACCTCGGCAAGACCTGGGCGGAGCCGCCGGAGGGTTCGATCGGCTTCCCGAAGGACGCCGACGCGGCACTGGAGCGGGTGTGGCAGATCCAGCCGGCCCCGGCCGACCAGCCAGGCGTGGTGTACGCCGGTTCGCAGCCGTCCGCGCTCTGGAAGTCGATTGACGGGGGAGTGACGTTCGAGCTGGTCAGAGGGCTCTGGGACCACCCGCACCGCAAGGAGTGGGGCGCCGGGTTCGGCGGCCAGGCGGTGCACACGGTGCTGCCGCACGCCACCGATCCGCAGCAGCTCAGCGTGGCGATGTCGACCGGCGGTGTCTACCAGACCCGTGACGGTGGCCGGTCCTGGTCGCCGGCGAACCACGGGATCAAGGCGTACTTCATGCCGGACCCGGACCCGGAGTTCGGGCAGTGCGTGCACAAGCTGGCGGCGCACCCCGACGTACCGGAGCGGATGTTCGCGCAGAACCACCACGGCGTGTACCGGTCGGACGACGGCGGGGCGATCTGGAAGTCGATCGCGGACGGGCTGCCGTCGGACTTCGGGTTCCCGATCGTCGTGCACCCGCACGAGCCGGCGACGGTGTACGTGTTCCCGCTGGTCGCGGACGGCAACCGGATCCCGACCGAGGCGAAGTGCCGGGTCTACCGGTCCCGCGACGCCGGGTCCACCTGGGAGCCGCCGACCGCCGGCCTGCCCGATGTGTCGTACGTGCCGGTGCTCCGGGACGCGATGACCACCGACACCGCCGACCCCGCCGGTGTGTACGTCGGCACCCGGGACGGCTGCGTCTACGCGAGCGCCGACTCCGGCGACAGCTGGGTCGAGGTCGCCAGCCACCTGCCCGACATCCTCACGGTCCGCGCAGCGGTGCTCGAATGA
- a CDS encoding MoaD/ThiS family protein: protein MIAVRLPTVLRPFAGGAERVQVEATTVAEAFAALDAPLRRRLTDEQGAVRRHVNVYLRDDNIRDLAGVETPLTEGDELLVLPSVAGG, encoded by the coding sequence ATGATCGCTGTCCGGCTGCCGACGGTGCTCCGCCCGTTCGCGGGCGGAGCGGAACGCGTGCAGGTCGAGGCCACCACGGTGGCGGAGGCCTTCGCCGCACTCGACGCACCGCTCCGTCGGCGCCTCACCGACGAGCAGGGCGCCGTACGTCGGCATGTCAACGTCTACCTGCGGGACGACAACATCCGCGACCTCGCCGGCGTCGAAACCCCACTCACCGAAGGCGACGAACTTCTCGTTCTCCCCAGCGTTGCCGGCGGCTGA
- a CDS encoding nuclear transport factor 2 family protein, translating into MDQLRAYIEGWRGHDPQAVLNTLTDDCVVIECYGPVYRGKARVEQWMEAWFGAGGAVDGWEITSAARAGVTLVAEWTFSCTWKGEPATFDGSTVARLEGDRIVYLREYATTAPLYDWTGAWRD; encoded by the coding sequence GTGGATCAATTGCGGGCGTACATCGAGGGCTGGCGGGGACACGACCCCCAGGCCGTGCTGAACACTCTGACGGATGACTGCGTGGTCATCGAGTGCTACGGCCCGGTCTACCGCGGCAAGGCGCGGGTAGAGCAGTGGATGGAGGCGTGGTTCGGCGCCGGTGGGGCGGTGGACGGGTGGGAGATCACATCCGCGGCGAGGGCCGGAGTAACGCTGGTCGCTGAGTGGACGTTCAGCTGTACCTGGAAGGGCGAGCCCGCGACGTTCGACGGCTCGACCGTCGCCCGGCTGGAAGGGGATCGGATCGTGTACCTGCGTGAGTACGCCACCACCGCACCGCTGTACGACTGGACCGGCGCCTGGCGCGACTAG
- a CDS encoding phosphotransferase-like protein has translation MSNVLLLTGPSGSGKTTVAGLVATDAARPTVQVTTDEFFRAIRTGFVPPYLPESQRQNAVVVDAIVAAVAVFADGGYDVVVDGIIGPWFLPAYRAAAAEGQWRMSYVVLRPDLATTLERGLARGGVELTDADALTGLHAAFADLAELERHAIDTSGLDAAETAAEVRKAVAEGTYLLSV, from the coding sequence ATGAGCAACGTACTTCTGCTGACCGGTCCGTCCGGCTCGGGCAAGACGACGGTGGCCGGGCTGGTCGCCACCGACGCGGCCAGGCCGACGGTGCAGGTGACGACCGACGAGTTCTTCCGCGCGATCCGGACCGGCTTCGTCCCGCCGTACCTGCCGGAATCGCAGCGGCAGAACGCCGTGGTGGTGGACGCGATCGTCGCAGCGGTCGCGGTGTTCGCCGACGGTGGGTACGACGTCGTGGTGGACGGCATCATCGGACCGTGGTTCCTGCCCGCGTACCGGGCTGCCGCCGCCGAGGGACAGTGGCGGATGTCGTACGTCGTCCTGCGGCCGGATCTCGCGACGACGCTGGAGCGCGGGCTGGCGCGCGGCGGAGTCGAGCTGACCGACGCCGACGCACTCACCGGGCTGCACGCGGCCTTCGCGGACCTCGCCGAACTCGAACGGCACGCGATCGACACCTCCGGGCTCGACGCGGCCGAGACGGCCGCCGAGGTCCGCAAGGCTGTTGCTGAGGGCACCTACCTGCTCAGTGTCTGA
- a CDS encoding 5-aminoimidazole-4-carboxamide ribonucleotide transformylase, whose translation MRLRYGMNPHQAATLGNAPFTVLAGAPSYINILDALTGWQLVREAAERFGVPAAASYKHVSPAGAALGRTAAEAYLRARDADPKSSYGDFVAVSRPVDLELAAVLKRVVSDGIIAPGYDDGVLEILAAKKRGTYLVLGMDPSYEPPADEVREVYGVRLTQERDAAPLPHDLPDDAVLGMIVARYTQSNTVVLVKDGMTIGVGAGQQSRVDCTRLAGEKAALWSAEPLTGVTMVSDGALPFADNVEVAHRYGVTHIVEPGGSIRSDEIAAACAALGITWSATGLRLFRH comes from the coding sequence ATGCGTCTGCGGTACGGCATGAATCCTCATCAGGCGGCCACGCTCGGCAACGCGCCGTTCACGGTGCTCGCCGGTGCGCCGTCGTACATCAACATCCTGGACGCGCTGACCGGTTGGCAGCTGGTCCGGGAGGCCGCGGAGCGGTTCGGCGTACCGGCCGCAGCGTCGTACAAGCACGTCTCACCCGCGGGTGCCGCGCTCGGCCGGACGGCGGCGGAGGCGTACCTGCGGGCGCGGGACGCGGATCCGAAGTCGTCGTACGGCGACTTCGTGGCGGTGTCGCGGCCGGTGGACCTGGAGCTGGCCGCGGTACTGAAGCGGGTGGTGTCGGACGGGATCATCGCGCCCGGGTACGACGACGGCGTACTGGAGATCCTGGCGGCGAAGAAGCGCGGGACGTATCTGGTGCTCGGGATGGACCCGTCGTACGAGCCGCCGGCCGACGAGGTCCGCGAGGTGTACGGCGTACGGCTGACGCAGGAGCGGGACGCCGCGCCACTCCCCCACGATCTGCCGGACGACGCGGTGCTCGGGATGATCGTCGCGCGCTACACGCAGTCGAACACCGTTGTGCTCGTGAAGGACGGGATGACGATCGGCGTCGGCGCCGGGCAGCAGTCGCGCGTCGACTGCACGCGCCTGGCCGGCGAGAAGGCGGCGCTCTGGTCGGCTGAACCCCTCACCGGGGTGACGATGGTCTCGGACGGTGCGCTTCCGTTCGCCGACAACGTCGAAGTCGCCCACCGGTACGGCGTCACCCACATCGTCGAGCCCGGCGGCTCGATCCGCTCCGACGAGATCGCCGCCGCCTGCGCCGCGCTCGGAATCACCTGGTCGGCCACGGGGCTGCGACTCTTCAGACACTGA
- a CDS encoding class I SAM-dependent methyltransferase, with translation MTGDPYGDEQLVQLYDLDNPAGEDHEYYRALAERTAKVLDFGCGTGLLTRSLVASGREVIGIDPSPTMLGYARRQPGADAVTWIDGDHRVVQPTGDVDLVVSSGNTMMHVAEHADTVAAVAAALRPGGVFAFESRNPAVRAWEQWTSEATYGERDTVAGHLKEWLELIEIADRRVVFDAHNVFEDGHDAVYRNVLYFRSVEEITADLRAAGFSDVVVDGGWHGEPLAAKSRLLVVRATK, from the coding sequence GTGACTGGCGACCCGTACGGCGACGAACAACTGGTACAGCTCTACGACCTGGACAACCCGGCCGGTGAGGACCACGAGTACTACCGCGCCTTGGCCGAGCGCACTGCGAAGGTCCTGGACTTCGGCTGCGGTACCGGCCTGCTCACGCGGTCGCTCGTCGCGTCCGGGCGGGAGGTGATCGGTATCGACCCCAGCCCCACGATGCTCGGGTACGCGCGCCGGCAGCCCGGCGCCGACGCGGTCACCTGGATCGACGGCGACCACCGCGTCGTACAGCCGACGGGCGATGTGGATCTCGTCGTCAGCAGCGGCAACACGATGATGCACGTCGCGGAGCACGCGGACACGGTCGCCGCGGTGGCCGCCGCGCTGCGGCCCGGCGGCGTGTTCGCGTTCGAGTCGCGGAACCCCGCCGTACGGGCGTGGGAGCAGTGGACGAGCGAGGCGACGTACGGCGAACGTGACACCGTGGCCGGGCACCTGAAGGAGTGGCTCGAGCTGATCGAGATCGCGGACCGGCGGGTGGTGTTCGACGCGCACAACGTGTTCGAGGACGGGCACGACGCGGTCTACCGGAACGTCCTGTACTTCCGGTCGGTCGAGGAGATCACCGCCGACCTGCGCGCGGCGGGCTTCTCCGACGTGGTCGTCGACGGCGGCTGGCACGGCGAACCGCTGGCCGCGAAGTCACGGCTGCTCGTGGTGCGGGCGACGAAGTAG
- a CDS encoding acetolactate synthase large subunit — protein MSEQLTGAQALIRALEHAGVDTVFGIPGGAILPAYDPMLDSTQIRHILVRHEQGAGHAAQGYAAASGKVGVCMATSGPGATNLVTPIADAYMDSVPLVAITGQVAGAAIGTDAFQEADIRGITMPITKHNFLVTDPNDIATTIAEAFHIASTGRPGPVLVDVTKDAMQKTGVDFQWPTELALPGYRPVTRPHPKQVREAARLIVAAEKPVLYVGGGVIRAQASAELKELAELLGIPVVTTLMARGALPDTHALHFGMPGMHGSVSAVGALQRSDLLITLGARFDDRVTGKLDSFAPDAKVIHADIDPAEIGKNRAADVPIVGDCKEVITDLLAALRTEIATAGRTPSYDAWRHQLEDVRSRYPVGYDEPEDGTLSPQHVIQRIGQIAGPDTIYTAGVGQHQMWSAHFLPFEKPGHWLNSGGLGTMGYAVPAAMGAKVARPDKTVWAIDGDGCFQMTNQELVTCALEGIPIKVAVINNQSLGMVRQWQTLFYDKRYSNTDLHSTRIPDFAKLAEAMGGVGLRCSDKDSLDATIEKAMAVTDAPVVVDFVVHRDAMVWPMVAAGVSNDEIQIARDMAPTWDGEEL, from the coding sequence ATGAGTGAGCAGCTGACCGGGGCACAGGCTCTGATCCGCGCACTGGAACATGCCGGAGTGGACACCGTCTTCGGCATCCCGGGTGGCGCGATCCTCCCGGCGTACGACCCGATGCTCGACTCGACCCAGATCCGCCACATCCTGGTACGTCACGAGCAGGGCGCCGGTCACGCCGCCCAGGGGTACGCCGCGGCGTCCGGCAAGGTCGGCGTCTGCATGGCGACCTCCGGACCGGGCGCGACCAACCTGGTGACGCCGATCGCCGACGCCTACATGGACTCGGTGCCGCTGGTGGCGATCACCGGTCAGGTGGCGGGCGCCGCGATCGGTACGGACGCCTTCCAGGAGGCGGACATCCGCGGCATCACGATGCCGATCACCAAGCACAACTTCCTGGTGACCGACCCGAACGACATCGCGACCACGATCGCCGAGGCGTTCCACATCGCCTCCACCGGCCGGCCCGGTCCGGTGCTGGTGGACGTCACGAAGGACGCGATGCAGAAAACCGGCGTCGACTTCCAGTGGCCGACCGAGCTCGCGCTGCCCGGCTACCGGCCGGTGACCCGCCCGCACCCGAAGCAGGTGCGTGAGGCGGCCCGCCTGATCGTCGCCGCCGAGAAGCCGGTGCTGTACGTCGGCGGCGGTGTCATCCGCGCGCAGGCCAGCGCCGAGCTGAAGGAACTGGCCGAGCTGCTCGGCATTCCGGTCGTCACCACGCTGATGGCCCGCGGCGCGCTGCCCGACACCCACGCGCTGCACTTCGGGATGCCCGGCATGCACGGCTCGGTGTCCGCGGTCGGCGCCCTGCAGCGGTCCGACCTGCTGATCACGCTCGGCGCCCGCTTCGACGACCGGGTGACCGGCAAGCTGGACTCGTTCGCCCCGGACGCGAAGGTCATCCACGCCGACATCGACCCGGCCGAGATCGGCAAGAACCGGGCCGCCGACGTCCCGATCGTGGGCGACTGCAAGGAGGTCATCACCGACCTGCTCGCCGCGCTCCGGACCGAGATCGCGACCGCCGGCCGGACCCCGTCGTACGACGCCTGGCGCCACCAGCTGGAGGACGTCCGCTCCCGCTACCCGGTCGGGTACGACGAGCCGGAGGACGGCACGCTGTCGCCGCAGCACGTGATCCAGCGGATCGGCCAGATCGCCGGCCCGGACACGATCTACACCGCGGGCGTCGGTCAGCACCAGATGTGGTCCGCGCACTTCCTGCCGTTCGAGAAGCCCGGCCACTGGCTGAACTCCGGCGGCCTCGGCACCATGGGGTACGCCGTACCGGCCGCGATGGGCGCGAAGGTCGCCCGCCCGGACAAGACCGTCTGGGCGATCGACGGCGACGGCTGCTTCCAGATGACCAATCAGGAGCTGGTCACCTGCGCGCTGGAGGGCATCCCGATCAAGGTCGCCGTGATCAACAACCAGTCGCTGGGCATGGTCCGGCAGTGGCAGACGCTGTTCTACGACAAGCGCTACTCGAACACCGACCTGCACTCGACCCGGATCCCGGACTTCGCCAAGCTGGCCGAGGCGATGGGCGGCGTCGGGCTGCGCTGCTCGGACAAGGACTCGCTGGACGCCACCATCGAGAAGGCGATGGCGGTCACCGACGCACCGGTCGTCGTCGACTTCGTCGTGCACCGGGACGCGATGGTGTGGCCGATGGTCGCCGCCGGCGTCAGCAACGACGAGATCCAGATCGCCCGCGACATGGCGCCGACATGGGATGGGGAGGAGCTGTAG
- the ilvN gene encoding acetolactate synthase small subunit, whose amino-acid sequence MSKHTLSILVENKHSVLARVAALISRRGFNIDSLAVGPTEHPEVSRMTIAVTVDEQPLEQITKQLNKLVNVIKIVELEPTQTVQRELLLVKVKADTLTRGQVLETVQLFRAKVVDVAPDAITIEATGNPEKLEAMLRVLEPFGVRELVQSGMVAIGRGSRSISDRTLRPVPVPPPHVQSGPPNLQARPAERPHPVPAPPPGRSAAAVPNQH is encoded by the coding sequence ATGTCCAAACACACGCTGAGCATCCTGGTCGAGAACAAGCACAGTGTGCTGGCCCGGGTGGCCGCGCTGATCTCCCGCCGCGGGTTCAACATCGACTCGCTCGCGGTCGGTCCGACCGAGCACCCCGAGGTGTCCCGGATGACGATCGCGGTGACCGTCGACGAACAGCCTCTCGAGCAGATCACCAAGCAGCTGAACAAGCTGGTGAACGTGATCAAGATCGTCGAGCTCGAGCCCACGCAGACGGTTCAGCGGGAACTGCTGCTGGTCAAGGTCAAGGCGGACACGCTGACCCGCGGACAGGTGCTGGAGACCGTCCAGCTGTTCCGTGCGAAGGTGGTGGACGTGGCACCGGACGCGATCACGATCGAGGCGACCGGTAATCCCGAGAAGCTCGAAGCCATGCTCCGGGTGCTGGAACCCTTCGGCGTCCGCGAGCTGGTGCAGTCCGGCATGGTGGCGATCGGCCGTGGCAGTCGCTCGATCTCCGACCGCACGCTGCGGCCGGTCCCGGTGCCGCCGCCGCACGTCCAGTCCGGACCACCGAACCTCCAGGCGCGACCCGCCGAACGTCCGCACCCGGTACCGGCGCCGCCGCCGGGCCGTAGCGCCGCCGCCGTACCGAATCAACACTAA
- the ilvC gene encoding ketol-acid reductoisomerase, which produces MFYDDNADLSVIQGRHVAVLGYGSQGHAHALSLRDSGVDVRVGLPEGSKSRAKAEAQGLRVVTPAEACEEADVIVVLAPDPAQRKLYKEAIEPNLVDGDALVFGHGFNIRFGYIKPPAGVDVFMVAPKGPGHLVRREYTEGRGVPVLVAVEQDATGKAWDLALSYAKGIGGLRAGGIKTTFTEETETDLFGEQAVLCGGVSALITAGYETLTEAGYQPEVAYFECLHELKLIVDLIYEGGIAKQRWSVSDTAEYGDYVSGPRIIDASVKARMKEVLGDITDGTFAARFIADQDAGAPEFAEFRKKSQEHPIEAVGKELRGLMAWVKSHDDDYVEGSAAR; this is translated from the coding sequence ATGTTCTACGACGACAACGCCGACCTGTCGGTGATCCAGGGCCGGCACGTGGCCGTGCTCGGCTACGGCTCCCAGGGCCACGCCCACGCGCTCTCGCTGCGCGACTCCGGCGTCGACGTCCGGGTCGGGCTGCCGGAAGGTTCCAAGAGCCGGGCCAAGGCCGAGGCCCAGGGCCTGCGGGTCGTCACCCCGGCCGAGGCCTGCGAGGAGGCCGACGTGATCGTCGTCCTCGCTCCGGACCCGGCGCAGCGCAAGCTCTACAAGGAGGCCATCGAGCCGAACCTGGTCGACGGCGACGCGCTGGTCTTCGGGCACGGCTTCAACATCCGGTTCGGCTACATCAAGCCACCAGCCGGTGTGGATGTCTTCATGGTCGCCCCGAAGGGCCCGGGTCACCTGGTCCGTCGTGAGTACACCGAGGGTCGCGGCGTACCGGTGCTGGTGGCCGTCGAGCAGGACGCCACCGGCAAGGCGTGGGACCTGGCGCTCTCGTACGCGAAGGGCATCGGCGGTCTGCGGGCCGGCGGTATCAAGACCACCTTCACCGAGGAGACCGAGACCGACCTGTTCGGTGAGCAGGCCGTCCTCTGCGGTGGCGTCTCCGCGCTGATCACGGCCGGGTACGAGACCCTGACCGAGGCCGGCTACCAGCCCGAGGTCGCGTACTTCGAGTGCCTGCACGAGCTCAAGCTGATCGTCGACCTGATCTACGAAGGCGGCATCGCCAAGCAGCGCTGGTCGGTCTCCGACACCGCCGAGTACGGCGACTACGTGTCCGGCCCGCGGATCATCGACGCGTCGGTGAAGGCCCGGATGAAGGAGGTCCTCGGCGACATCACCGACGGCACCTTCGCGGCCCGCTTCATCGCCGACCAGGACGCCGGCGCGCCGGAGTTCGCCGAGTTCCGCAAGAAGAGCCAGGAGCACCCGATCGAGGCCGTCGGCAAGGAACTGCGCGGGCTGATGGCCTGGGTCAAGTCCCACGACGACGACTACGTCGAGGGCTCTGCCGCCCGCTGA